In Bradysia coprophila strain Holo2 unplaced genomic scaffold, BU_Bcop_v1 contig_358, whole genome shotgun sequence, one DNA window encodes the following:
- the LOC119081399 gene encoding zinc finger protein 609 isoform X1, which yields MESMRRGEANHSHHPNKVAINNLATDSNKQANTSSVSGSTLNNNKISFNNQQQQTTVSSESKESNFEYDDNEWDVGGIGDLIIDLDNDIEQSSGSSVQQISSDISSSSSSIASLSSPSSSSIANKSSNTQQKQTQPKVSSSTTNVLNSLVASRPNKTAFASVAPKQQLPINTSTSVISSKTQLTSSKQSQPSQQHPPSPTTPTTPQSALIAQLNSNRQIGFVDANQKSTSENMSSTPSGQGAGKAGTKISIDHQSLKMKIKRTKPGTKTSEAKHEIVKADMQNGAISADDSSSSTSSSGKSQRTPLTSSPAILTAGATTAATSANSTPQTTKRGLSGHRRDKTKEKTSHSQRDKNDQLSSQQQSHNNSSSQNNDRTCTCSHDGQVNGSTQAPCSNGSCIRNRTMDTTNVPLVQRISSNSQSNLNSTNSNSTPLAAGVIPTGIFAASSITAGGVQLPSSGTTNANAPGPPKDAKIATNLLHPTPVQLPTSIPSTTISNIQQQTTASTTSTTTTATSSTLMKSSSTSSSSIAPSSVNSSSNSSSSSASNCEESTSPPPAKKIKFEPKEMVDVCVGTSVGTITEPDCLGPCEPGTSVTLEGIVWHETEGGVLVVNVTWRGKTYVGTLMDCTRHEWAPPRFCDSPTEELDSRTPKGRGKRGRSAAQQPSNDLSNFTETRSSVHSKLRNGGAKGRGGRTTTTTGTPTSTTNTTTTTTATTTSTSTNSSSSNSGSNTSSNTPSTSPTSFLPPRPEKRKSKDESPSPVNGESETKSLINPLTGLNVQIPAKKVKTTAPCAISPVLLECPEQDCSKKYKHANGLKYHQSHAHGAGSMDEDSQQPESPRVAPPTTPSPAPTTPQPTLQTGQTLSSSPPSTPLSNSNSNSTSGQTLPTQEPSTPTPSSPLPASTTPSIPITTTVSNTPITAGLLTPVTLTVSGTTQPQLLSHPVAGGSITTGVAGPGLQQQQQQPILATNPSLSDSNMSPIPASPQQQPLISSGIVQTPTRADVPGKIKTGVLRFGPAPEEMNRLSNSSGVTTPTALSQSPLRATPLSSMTRLAGSTTPESTLQPSDYSTANQSNVSSIPIVGSKSQKKRKEGSGIDYESSSSNRDDVQSPAYSDISDDSTPVVDSDLMDKTQSSKHPESVKKITDGPPAQIGPLSGYNMFPFYPQQPYLPPEHQGMNKPPSLNPSAVQDYNKVKEPPLDLMTKPSSNSQDPLALSKENSSASPQAPPSKFMGSYYPYNYIPPGYPSYNLDPNYGAVSMVSDDSKMSNQQQQPSSLKEERLKENPSPNEHPKMQPQLMPTKLIKTETSVTKDSKQDPVGHSMHQQKDHGHSMGSYPMYARHGMNVPPPQQPQHMSREEELRRYYMTYPDQRRSSTSSNSSSTNLQPTHIKVEEPPSPSAQSLQNPPTPDSRQSSQIGQVPPSPQQLTQQQQQQQQQQQQQQQQSQQQQNQQQHRSSSQKSSSQKSSSLLKDIKSEEKEMIKIKQEGQKPTMETQGPPPPPTSQYYIHPSYMGPGPFGFDGGHPMYRNMIVPGTPYNPSPYHLQMARFHAPEDLSRNPNTKALDLLQHHASQYYQSHKIHELSERALKSPNSNAKVSVSSPNVPQQNSASTQGGIPPTNTGSSSLNLQPPPTSIPPLGSGGISLGSQKGSDKPGSEPSIKDGPGGRSPPTQRHVHTHHHTHVGLGYPMYPAPYGAAAVLASQQAAAVVINPFPPGPTK from the exons ATGGAGTCAATGAGACGAGGTGAGGCGAATCACAGCCACCACCCGAATAAG GTGGCCATTAACAATCTAGCAACGGATAGCAATAAACAAGCGAATACTAGCAGTGTTAGTGGCAGTACtttaaacaataacaaaattagCTTTAataatcaacaacaacaaacaacgGTATCGTCAGAATCAAAAGAAAGTAATTTTGAATACGACGACAACGAATGGGATGTAGGTGGAATTGGTGATTTAATTATTGATCTAGACAATGATATTGAACAATCGTCTGGCAGTAGTGTCCAACAAATTTCATCTGACATAAGTAGTTCTTCGTCTTCTATTGCAAGTTTATCCAGTCCATCTAGTTCGTCAATCGCGAATAAATCGTCTAATACGCAACAAAAGCAAACTCAACCGAAAGTCTCATCATCGACGACTAATGTCCTTAATTCTTTGGTAGCATCACGACCAAACAAAACGGCATTCGCGTCTGTAGCGCCCAAGCAACAACTACCTATAAATACATCAACATCTGTGATCTCATCTAAAACGCAACTAACTTCATCGAAACAATCTCAGCCCTCGCAACAACATCCGCCATCTCCAACTACGCCGACTACACCACAGTCAGCATTGATTGCTCAGCTGAATAGTAATCGGCAAATTGGTTTTGTGGACGCAAATCAAAAGTCGACTtctgaaaatatgtcgtcaaCGCCGAGCGGACAAGGAGCTGGCAAAGCTGGCACCAAAATATCGATAGACCACCaatcattaaaaatgaaaataaagagAACGAAACCAGGCACCAAAACATCGGAAGCGAAACATGAAATTGTCAAGGCAGACATGCAAAATGGTGCAATATCAGCCGATGATAGCAGTAGTTCAACAAGTTCAAGTGGAAAAAGTCAACGAACTCCGTTAACATCTAGTCCGGCCATTTTGACAGCAGGTGCAACCACAGCTGCAACATCGGCCAATTCTACACCACAAACTACGAAGCGTGGTCTCAGCGGCCATCGGAGggataaaacaaaagaaaagaccTCGCACTCACAGCGCGACAAAAACGATCAATTGTCGTCGCAACAACAATCGCACAATAACAGTTCGTCACAAAATAACGATCGAACGTGTACCTGTTCACACGATGGCCAAGTGAATGGATCAACACAAGCACCTTGTTCGAATGGGTCGTGTATCCGAAATCGAACAATGGATACAACAAATGTGCCGCTCGTACAACGGATATCTTCCAACagtcaatcaaatttaaa TAgcacaaattcaaattctacaCCTCTGGCGGCAGGTGTAATACCAACCGGAATATTCGCTGCTAGTTCAATTACAGCTGGCGGTGTTCAATTGCCTTCCAGTGGCACAACAAATGCTAATGCTCCAGGACCGCCTAAAGATGCAAAG ATTGCCACTAATCTTCTTCATCCAACACCCGTACAATTGCCTACTTCTATACCATCTACAACCATTTCAAACATTCAACAGCAAACAACAGCGTCAACAACATCCACGACCACAACAGCGACGAGTTCTACATTGATGAAGTCTTCGTCAACATCTTCATCATCGATAGCACCGTCCTCGGTGAACTCATCATCGAATTCATCTTCGAGCAGCGCGTCGAACTGTGAAGAGAGTACGAGTCCGCCTCCAgcaaaaaagattaaatttgaacCGAAAGAAATGGTGGATGTATGTGTAGGCACATCTGTTGGTACAATAACCGAGCCAGACTGTCTGGGACCATGTGAACCTGGCACGTCTGTAACATTGGAAGGTATTGTATGGCATGAGACTGAGGGAGGAGTGCTCGTTGTTAATGTTACATGGAGAGGAAAGACTTATGTAGGCACGTTAATGGACTGTACGCGACACGAATGGGCTCCACCAAG ATTCTGTGATTCTCCAACGGAAGAGTTAGACTCTAGGACACCAAAAGGACGAGGTAAACGTGGTAGAAGTGCCGCACAACAACCGAGTAATGATCTGAGCAATTTTACCGAAACCCGAAGCTCT GTTCACAGTAAACTTCGGAATGGTGGGGCAAAGGGTCGTGGAGGAAGAACTACGACGACAACAGGGACACCGACATCGACAACAAATACGACTACTACGACAACAGCAACCACTACCTCGACTTCGACCAATTCGTCTTCGAGCAATTCAGGCAGCAATACCAGTTCCAATACACCGTCGACTTCACCGACTTCGTTTCTTCCACCGAGACCAGAAAAGCGAAAATCAAAAGACGAGAGTCCATCACCAGTGAACGGAGAAAGCGAAACAAAGAGCTTAATCAACCCATTGACAGGGTTAAATGTACAAATACCAGCAAAGAAAGTCAAAACAACAGCACCGTGTGCTATTTCACCTGTTCTATTAGAATGTCCAGAACAAGACTGCAGTAAGAAATACAAGCATGCTAATGGtttaaaatatcatcaaaGTCATGCACATGGAGCTGGCTCAATGGATGAGGATTCTCAGCAACCAGAATCACCAAGAGTGGCTCCACCCACAACGCCATCGCCTGCACCTACAACTCCTCAACCGACTCTACAGACTGGTCAAACATTGTCGTCATCTCCTCCATCGACGCCATTATCAAATTCGAATTCGAACTCAACATCAGGGCAAACGTTACCCACACAAGAACCATCAACGCCAACTCCATCATCTCCACTTCCTGCATCAACAACGCCTTCCATTCCAATCACAACTACGGTATCGAATACACCAATAACTGCTGGACTGTTGACTCCAGTTACCTTAACAGTATCAGGAACAACACAACCACAACTATTATCTCATCCTGTCGCTGGAGGTAGTATCACAACGGGTGTCGCTGGTCCTGggttacaacaacaacaacagcaaccaATTTTAGCAACTAATCCATCGCTATCAGATTCGAATATGTCCCCTATACCCGCTTCTCCACAGCAACAGCCATTAATCAGTAGCGGAATTGTACAAACACCGACGCGTGCTGATGTACCAGGAAAAA TCAAAACGGGTGTGCTACGCTTCGGACCTGCACCCGAAGAAATGAACCGTTTGTCAAATTCATCTGGTGTCACAACACCAACAGCATTGAGTCAATCTCCATTACGTGCAACACCATTGTCCTCCATGACTCGATTGGCTGGATCTACCACACCTGAATCGACTCTTCAACCATCAGATTACAGCACAGCCAATCAATCAAATGTTTCATCTATTCCAATCGTTGGATCGAAGTCGcagaaaaaacgaaaagaggGTAGTGGCATTGACTACGAAAGTTCTTCCTCGAACAGAGATGATGTTCAAAGTCCCGCATACAGTGATATTTCCGATGATTCAACACCTGTTGTTGATTCAGATTTGATGG ATAAAACTCAAAGTTCCAAACATCCGGAAAGTGTTAAAAAGATTACCGACGGCCCACCAGCTCAAATTGGACCATTGAGTGGTTACAATATGTTTCCATTTTACCCGCAACAACCTTACTTACCGCCAGAACATCAGGGCATGAACAAACCTCCTTCGCTGAATCCAAGTGCTGTTCAAGACTACAATAAGGTCAAAGAACCACCATTGGATTTGATGACGAAACCATCGAGTAATTCGCAAGATCCGTTAGCCTTGTCCAAAGAAAATTCAAGTGCGAGTCCGCAGGCTCCACCAAGCAAATTCATGGGAAGTTATTACCCGTACAA CTACATACCACCTGGCTATCCATCCTATAATTTAGATCCGAATTACGGTGCTGTGTCAATGGTTTCGGATGATAGTAAAATGTCTAATCAACAGCAACAACCGTCTTCGTTGAAAGAAGAACGACTGAAAGAAAATCCTAGTCCAAACGAACATCCGAAAATGCAACCACAG TTAATGCCAACGAAAttgatcaagactgaaacatcaGTAACAAAAGACTCGAAGCAAGATCCGGTTGGTCATTCTATGCACCAACAGAAGGATCACGGTCACTCGATGGGTTCATATCCAATGTATGCGAGACACGGAATGAATGTCCCTCCGCCACAGCAACCTCAACATATGAGTAGAGAGGAAGAATTGCGAAG GTATTATATGACGTATCCCGATCAACGGAGATCTAGCACATCCAGTAATTCGTCATCAACAAATCTTCAACCGACCCACATAAAAGTTGAAGAACCTCCATCTCCATCGGCGCAGTCCTTACAAAATCCACCAACACCGGATAGTCGGCAGTCATCACAAATTGGTCAGGTTCCACCATCTCCGCAACAATtgacacaacaacaacaacagcagcagcagcaacaacaacaacaacagcagcaatcgcagcaacaacaaaatcagCAGCAACATCGCAGCTCGTCACAAAAATCGTCATCACAAAAGTCGTCATCACTCCTCAAGGACATTAAAAGCGAAGAGAaggaaatgataaaaataaagcAAGAAGGTCAAAAGCCTACTATGGAAACTCAAGGACCACCTCCACCGCCAACATCTCAATATTATATCCATCCATCGTATATGGGACCAGGGCCATTTGGTTTTGATGGCGGCCATCCGATGTATCGAAATATGATTGTACCTGGTACTCCATATAATCCGTCACCATATCATCTTCAAATGGCTCGATTTCATGCACCCGAAGATCTGTCACGGAATCCAAACACAAAAGCATTAGATTTACTGCAACACCATGCCAGTCAGTACTATCAATCACACAAAATACATGAGCTGAGCGAACGTGCGTTAAAGAGTCCGAATAGCAACGCGAAAGTCAGTGTGTCTAGTCCAAATGTACCGCAACAGAACAGTGCCAGTACGCAAGGTGGAATTCCACCAACAAATACAGGAAGCAGTAGTTTAAATTTGCAACCCCCGCCCACTTCAATTCCGCCACTTGGTAGCGGGGGAATATCTTTAGGCTCACAAAAAGGTTCCGATAAACCAGGCAGTGAACCTTCCATTAAAGATGGTCCTGGTGGACGAAGCCCGCCAACCCAACGACATGTGCATACACATCATCACACACACGTTGGCCTTGGTTATCCCATGTATCCTGCACCATACGGAG CTGCTGCTGTACTAGCCAGTCAACAGGCTGCCGCTGTAGTAATTAATCCATTTCCACCCGGACCGACCAAATAG
- the LOC119081399 gene encoding zinc finger protein 609 isoform X3: MESMRRGEANHSHHPNKVAINNLATDSNKQANTSSVSGSTLNNNKISFNNQQQQTTVSSESKESNFEYDDNEWDVGGIGDLIIDLDNDIEQSSGSSVQQISSDISSSSSSIASLSSPSSSSIANKSSNTQQKQTQPKVSSSTTNVLNSLVASRPNKTAFASVAPKQQLPINTSTSVISSKTQLTSSKQSQPSQQHPPSPTTPTTPQSALIAQLNSNRQIGFVDANQKSTSENMSSTPSGQGAGKAGTKISIDHQSLKMKIKRTKPGTKTSEAKHEIVKADMQNGAISADDSSSSTSSSGKSQRTPLTSSPAILTAGATTAATSANSTPQTTKRGLSGHRRDKTKEKTSHSQRDKNDQLSSQQQSHNNSSSQNNDRTCTCSHDGQVNGSTQAPCSNGSCIRNRTMDTTNVPLVQRISSNSQSNLNSTNSNSTPLAAGVIPTGIFAASSITAGGVQLPSSGTTNANAPGPPKDAKQTTASTTSTTTTATSSTLMKSSSTSSSSIAPSSVNSSSNSSSSSASNCEESTSPPPAKKIKFEPKEMVDVCVGTSVGTITEPDCLGPCEPGTSVTLEGIVWHETEGGVLVVNVTWRGKTYVGTLMDCTRHEWAPPRFCDSPTEELDSRTPKGRGKRGRSAAQQPSNDLSNFTETRSSVHSKLRNGGAKGRGGRTTTTTGTPTSTTNTTTTTTATTTSTSTNSSSSNSGSNTSSNTPSTSPTSFLPPRPEKRKSKDESPSPVNGESETKSLINPLTGLNVQIPAKKVKTTAPCAISPVLLECPEQDCSKKYKHANGLKYHQSHAHGAGSMDEDSQQPESPRVAPPTTPSPAPTTPQPTLQTGQTLSSSPPSTPLSNSNSNSTSGQTLPTQEPSTPTPSSPLPASTTPSIPITTTVSNTPITAGLLTPVTLTVSGTTQPQLLSHPVAGGSITTGVAGPGLQQQQQQPILATNPSLSDSNMSPIPASPQQQPLISSGIVQTPTRADVPGKIKTGVLRFGPAPEEMNRLSNSSGVTTPTALSQSPLRATPLSSMTRLAGSTTPESTLQPSDYSTANQSNVSSIPIVGSKSQKKRKEGSGIDYESSSSNRDDVQSPAYSDISDDSTPVVDSDLMDKTQSSKHPESVKKITDGPPAQIGPLSGYNMFPFYPQQPYLPPEHQGMNKPPSLNPSAVQDYNKVKEPPLDLMTKPSSNSQDPLALSKENSSASPQAPPSKFMGSYYPYNYIPPGYPSYNLDPNYGAVSMVSDDSKMSNQQQQPSSLKEERLKENPSPNEHPKMQPQLMPTKLIKTETSVTKDSKQDPVGHSMHQQKDHGHSMGSYPMYARHGMNVPPPQQPQHMSREEELRRYYMTYPDQRRSSTSSNSSSTNLQPTHIKVEEPPSPSAQSLQNPPTPDSRQSSQIGQVPPSPQQLTQQQQQQQQQQQQQQQQSQQQQNQQQHRSSSQKSSSQKSSSLLKDIKSEEKEMIKIKQEGQKPTMETQGPPPPPTSQYYIHPSYMGPGPFGFDGGHPMYRNMIVPGTPYNPSPYHLQMARFHAPEDLSRNPNTKALDLLQHHASQYYQSHKIHELSERALKSPNSNAKVSVSSPNVPQQNSASTQGGIPPTNTGSSSLNLQPPPTSIPPLGSGGISLGSQKGSDKPGSEPSIKDGPGGRSPPTQRHVHTHHHTHVGLGYPMYPAPYGAAAVLASQQAAAVVINPFPPGPTK, encoded by the exons ATGGAGTCAATGAGACGAGGTGAGGCGAATCACAGCCACCACCCGAATAAG GTGGCCATTAACAATCTAGCAACGGATAGCAATAAACAAGCGAATACTAGCAGTGTTAGTGGCAGTACtttaaacaataacaaaattagCTTTAataatcaacaacaacaaacaacgGTATCGTCAGAATCAAAAGAAAGTAATTTTGAATACGACGACAACGAATGGGATGTAGGTGGAATTGGTGATTTAATTATTGATCTAGACAATGATATTGAACAATCGTCTGGCAGTAGTGTCCAACAAATTTCATCTGACATAAGTAGTTCTTCGTCTTCTATTGCAAGTTTATCCAGTCCATCTAGTTCGTCAATCGCGAATAAATCGTCTAATACGCAACAAAAGCAAACTCAACCGAAAGTCTCATCATCGACGACTAATGTCCTTAATTCTTTGGTAGCATCACGACCAAACAAAACGGCATTCGCGTCTGTAGCGCCCAAGCAACAACTACCTATAAATACATCAACATCTGTGATCTCATCTAAAACGCAACTAACTTCATCGAAACAATCTCAGCCCTCGCAACAACATCCGCCATCTCCAACTACGCCGACTACACCACAGTCAGCATTGATTGCTCAGCTGAATAGTAATCGGCAAATTGGTTTTGTGGACGCAAATCAAAAGTCGACTtctgaaaatatgtcgtcaaCGCCGAGCGGACAAGGAGCTGGCAAAGCTGGCACCAAAATATCGATAGACCACCaatcattaaaaatgaaaataaagagAACGAAACCAGGCACCAAAACATCGGAAGCGAAACATGAAATTGTCAAGGCAGACATGCAAAATGGTGCAATATCAGCCGATGATAGCAGTAGTTCAACAAGTTCAAGTGGAAAAAGTCAACGAACTCCGTTAACATCTAGTCCGGCCATTTTGACAGCAGGTGCAACCACAGCTGCAACATCGGCCAATTCTACACCACAAACTACGAAGCGTGGTCTCAGCGGCCATCGGAGggataaaacaaaagaaaagaccTCGCACTCACAGCGCGACAAAAACGATCAATTGTCGTCGCAACAACAATCGCACAATAACAGTTCGTCACAAAATAACGATCGAACGTGTACCTGTTCACACGATGGCCAAGTGAATGGATCAACACAAGCACCTTGTTCGAATGGGTCGTGTATCCGAAATCGAACAATGGATACAACAAATGTGCCGCTCGTACAACGGATATCTTCCAACagtcaatcaaatttaaa TAgcacaaattcaaattctacaCCTCTGGCGGCAGGTGTAATACCAACCGGAATATTCGCTGCTAGTTCAATTACAGCTGGCGGTGTTCAATTGCCTTCCAGTGGCACAACAAATGCTAATGCTCCAGGACCGCCTAAAGATGCAAAG CAAACAACAGCGTCAACAACATCCACGACCACAACAGCGACGAGTTCTACATTGATGAAGTCTTCGTCAACATCTTCATCATCGATAGCACCGTCCTCGGTGAACTCATCATCGAATTCATCTTCGAGCAGCGCGTCGAACTGTGAAGAGAGTACGAGTCCGCCTCCAgcaaaaaagattaaatttgaacCGAAAGAAATGGTGGATGTATGTGTAGGCACATCTGTTGGTACAATAACCGAGCCAGACTGTCTGGGACCATGTGAACCTGGCACGTCTGTAACATTGGAAGGTATTGTATGGCATGAGACTGAGGGAGGAGTGCTCGTTGTTAATGTTACATGGAGAGGAAAGACTTATGTAGGCACGTTAATGGACTGTACGCGACACGAATGGGCTCCACCAAG ATTCTGTGATTCTCCAACGGAAGAGTTAGACTCTAGGACACCAAAAGGACGAGGTAAACGTGGTAGAAGTGCCGCACAACAACCGAGTAATGATCTGAGCAATTTTACCGAAACCCGAAGCTCT GTTCACAGTAAACTTCGGAATGGTGGGGCAAAGGGTCGTGGAGGAAGAACTACGACGACAACAGGGACACCGACATCGACAACAAATACGACTACTACGACAACAGCAACCACTACCTCGACTTCGACCAATTCGTCTTCGAGCAATTCAGGCAGCAATACCAGTTCCAATACACCGTCGACTTCACCGACTTCGTTTCTTCCACCGAGACCAGAAAAGCGAAAATCAAAAGACGAGAGTCCATCACCAGTGAACGGAGAAAGCGAAACAAAGAGCTTAATCAACCCATTGACAGGGTTAAATGTACAAATACCAGCAAAGAAAGTCAAAACAACAGCACCGTGTGCTATTTCACCTGTTCTATTAGAATGTCCAGAACAAGACTGCAGTAAGAAATACAAGCATGCTAATGGtttaaaatatcatcaaaGTCATGCACATGGAGCTGGCTCAATGGATGAGGATTCTCAGCAACCAGAATCACCAAGAGTGGCTCCACCCACAACGCCATCGCCTGCACCTACAACTCCTCAACCGACTCTACAGACTGGTCAAACATTGTCGTCATCTCCTCCATCGACGCCATTATCAAATTCGAATTCGAACTCAACATCAGGGCAAACGTTACCCACACAAGAACCATCAACGCCAACTCCATCATCTCCACTTCCTGCATCAACAACGCCTTCCATTCCAATCACAACTACGGTATCGAATACACCAATAACTGCTGGACTGTTGACTCCAGTTACCTTAACAGTATCAGGAACAACACAACCACAACTATTATCTCATCCTGTCGCTGGAGGTAGTATCACAACGGGTGTCGCTGGTCCTGggttacaacaacaacaacagcaaccaATTTTAGCAACTAATCCATCGCTATCAGATTCGAATATGTCCCCTATACCCGCTTCTCCACAGCAACAGCCATTAATCAGTAGCGGAATTGTACAAACACCGACGCGTGCTGATGTACCAGGAAAAA TCAAAACGGGTGTGCTACGCTTCGGACCTGCACCCGAAGAAATGAACCGTTTGTCAAATTCATCTGGTGTCACAACACCAACAGCATTGAGTCAATCTCCATTACGTGCAACACCATTGTCCTCCATGACTCGATTGGCTGGATCTACCACACCTGAATCGACTCTTCAACCATCAGATTACAGCACAGCCAATCAATCAAATGTTTCATCTATTCCAATCGTTGGATCGAAGTCGcagaaaaaacgaaaagaggGTAGTGGCATTGACTACGAAAGTTCTTCCTCGAACAGAGATGATGTTCAAAGTCCCGCATACAGTGATATTTCCGATGATTCAACACCTGTTGTTGATTCAGATTTGATGG ATAAAACTCAAAGTTCCAAACATCCGGAAAGTGTTAAAAAGATTACCGACGGCCCACCAGCTCAAATTGGACCATTGAGTGGTTACAATATGTTTCCATTTTACCCGCAACAACCTTACTTACCGCCAGAACATCAGGGCATGAACAAACCTCCTTCGCTGAATCCAAGTGCTGTTCAAGACTACAATAAGGTCAAAGAACCACCATTGGATTTGATGACGAAACCATCGAGTAATTCGCAAGATCCGTTAGCCTTGTCCAAAGAAAATTCAAGTGCGAGTCCGCAGGCTCCACCAAGCAAATTCATGGGAAGTTATTACCCGTACAA CTACATACCACCTGGCTATCCATCCTATAATTTAGATCCGAATTACGGTGCTGTGTCAATGGTTTCGGATGATAGTAAAATGTCTAATCAACAGCAACAACCGTCTTCGTTGAAAGAAGAACGACTGAAAGAAAATCCTAGTCCAAACGAACATCCGAAAATGCAACCACAG TTAATGCCAACGAAAttgatcaagactgaaacatcaGTAACAAAAGACTCGAAGCAAGATCCGGTTGGTCATTCTATGCACCAACAGAAGGATCACGGTCACTCGATGGGTTCATATCCAATGTATGCGAGACACGGAATGAATGTCCCTCCGCCACAGCAACCTCAACATATGAGTAGAGAGGAAGAATTGCGAAG GTATTATATGACGTATCCCGATCAACGGAGATCTAGCACATCCAGTAATTCGTCATCAACAAATCTTCAACCGACCCACATAAAAGTTGAAGAACCTCCATCTCCATCGGCGCAGTCCTTACAAAATCCACCAACACCGGATAGTCGGCAGTCATCACAAATTGGTCAGGTTCCACCATCTCCGCAACAATtgacacaacaacaacaacagcagcagcagcaacaacaacaacaacagcagcaatcgcagcaacaacaaaatcagCAGCAACATCGCAGCTCGTCACAAAAATCGTCATCACAAAAGTCGTCATCACTCCTCAAGGACATTAAAAGCGAAGAGAaggaaatgataaaaataaagcAAGAAGGTCAAAAGCCTACTATGGAAACTCAAGGACCACCTCCACCGCCAACATCTCAATATTATATCCATCCATCGTATATGGGACCAGGGCCATTTGGTTTTGATGGCGGCCATCCGATGTATCGAAATATGATTGTACCTGGTACTCCATATAATCCGTCACCATATCATCTTCAAATGGCTCGATTTCATGCACCCGAAGATCTGTCACGGAATCCAAACACAAAAGCATTAGATTTACTGCAACACCATGCCAGTCAGTACTATCAATCACACAAAATACATGAGCTGAGCGAACGTGCGTTAAAGAGTCCGAATAGCAACGCGAAAGTCAGTGTGTCTAGTCCAAATGTACCGCAACAGAACAGTGCCAGTACGCAAGGTGGAATTCCACCAACAAATACAGGAAGCAGTAGTTTAAATTTGCAACCCCCGCCCACTTCAATTCCGCCACTTGGTAGCGGGGGAATATCTTTAGGCTCACAAAAAGGTTCCGATAAACCAGGCAGTGAACCTTCCATTAAAGATGGTCCTGGTGGACGAAGCCCGCCAACCCAACGACATGTGCATACACATCATCACACACACGTTGGCCTTGGTTATCCCATGTATCCTGCACCATACGGAG CTGCTGCTGTACTAGCCAGTCAACAGGCTGCCGCTGTAGTAATTAATCCATTTCCACCCGGACCGACCAAATAG